The nucleotide window acttgtccactattaattttgcacacttcttaagaaattataaatagaagagtgattttattatatcacaatttgaatataataaatacaatatcttgaaaaatgtaatagaaaAATGACTATAAATAAAGATAGGGGTAAATTAGAAATTAAGGGGTTGTTTAGTGTGACGAATAATAATAGTtctgagattaaaaaaaattctggaataaaagtttggtgtcttgtttgattgtcattttgagataacttatcccaccatttatatcatagtgatggagtaagttatcccatatacatgatgggataagttatcccaggataactATCTCGAGATGATTAATCCTAGGATAACCTGTCccaaccaaatgacccctaagtgtaaaattatccattggTTTCATAAAGTGGATTCGTATTGTTGGACATTCCAAAATTATATAGTGAACAACTATTcttgaacggagggagtaatacacCAAATCAACCAACAGATAAGAAATAATTACAACATAATCAATCTTAGAATTACTAATACGTCCTATCCAATACTATTCTTATGCATTCTATCAAATGATCTCTTATGGTTTACTGCTAAGTGCGCTTATAAACTTGTAATTGTATGTGTTTAGACAtgcaatttgaaatttgaaattttgaagttgttgTTTGAAACTCTGTGTTATAATTTTCAACTTTCggatcaattttaaatatatacaataaagtaagtaatttattaataaatatagtcatactttatttacacaaaaatagtcaaaaatcGTGAGAAAGTATACCAACTATAGAATATAACTTGCCAAAAGTCATAGAAAGTATACATGGATTATGCAACATGGCTTACTTATGCATGAGTTGTACAATGACTATACATTATAATATACTTAAAAAGCTGAATATAACTTAACTATTCATGAAGTATACAccaaatatacataaaatatctattaaCTATTCAATCTCGATCAACTCAAAATTACCTCTaaacaatttcaaatttttgatataaaattttctcgatattttatatcttttaatttataatttacccgaaacaattcaaatttgcgatacttcaaatttttaataagaAGAATGACGAacgaagaatgaagaagaagaagaacagtACTAGAAgaacgaagaagaagaaaattggcCAAATTTTGTAACATAAAAATGCTGAATGGCCATTTGCcgtaaaaaaaactttatttttgtgGAGTTCTtttttgcttaaattttttaaCTTAATGAACATTTTGTCGAATTTGTCCTTATATgtaaataaagaaggaaaagaatgaaaatattCCCCGACTttagtttattaattaattttattcttgTTATACTATTGGgataattatattctcaacgttataaaacttattaaaaatactttttatggacagaatttccaaaattcaatcaaaatatccaattccaacaaaaatacaaaattacgCATTCACCCATTTAAATCGATCCACACCCACTTAACTAAAATAGCCTTTTATTCAatacataaaaaagaataagCTTAAATAAAAATACGTTAGGCTGATCTGCTgaaatctctaattaaaaagtaaaattataaatatgcgtgtgatttttttgggggtaaagatctattttttttttctttttttctttaagttaGGTGCATCTGGGTCAAATGGGGAAACGTAATTAATAGATATTGAGTATTATAAATGGATTTGGGGGATTTCATCTGTAGGAGGAATTTTTTTGATAAGCTATAATTAACCCGATAGTATATAATAAGAGCCTGTTGACATTTCTGTTGAGagatcaaaatttaaaagtattttttttatagaaaaaaacacttttaaaaaaaaataaagctttaTGGAAGTAGAAATAATTTTTCTGTTGTagggaagaaattaaaattttttgttttttaaaaataaaggagaagtagaagcagaaaattattttttttaagactaaaatattccttccatatatacatatttatttaccaatatatctcttattaattaattagcatatctcataaatttgtttaaattttattcaagatttttttaaattttatgttaatatattattattttatatattattttacgttTTAATTTACAGAATTAGATATAAACGTAACACAATTGTTTTTaggaataaaaatatgaaagattttatttatttattggtgaatttttcatatatagtgGTTTGATTTGTAGaatggttttaaatttattttgtttgatatttttaattatagttaaattatcatgttaatattatattaatatttaatttgattatgtataatattgattgaaatttaaatatgtacatttacaTTAATTAGaggtaaaattttaattaaattttgtaatagatattaaaaatagtttcgtccctttaaaataatcttaatattaaaagtgcattgatacttatattttttcgtaatttgactctcaaaagcagtttttaaaaaagattaaccAAACATAATTTGCTTATCAATAAcaattttcaaatgaattagccaaacataaattgtttttcttttaaaaacacttttttaaaaagtcatttCAAAAAAGTGCTTATagaaataaacaatttttagcAACAATGTCAAACAtcctctaaatgacaaaattaactACTCCCTCTCAatctcacttttctttttagtcagttctaaagaaatgaaacatttttatatcaagaaaaatttaattttacaatgtctattttttttaaactccgtgtcaagtaTTACTCActatgttcatttttatttgtcatttattcttaaaataaattttcatttttacgtgttacttttgatatatcaagaaaatacaatttttttttatattttatccttagCATTAAATACTATTCTTCATATCATTTTTAAGATTCaatactaaacattaattaatagagATAGTATCAAAAAGatacttatatcaataatttttttaaaaaataaatatactatGCTAGacagtgacaaataaaaaagggTGGAAATAATAAACTAAAGAAAACTGTTTGGGGGAGAATTGTAAATGTTATTATTATACTAAGCAGAAAACTTCAGAAAACCCGTGGAAAGTTTGCCGTTGCCGGAGTCTGAAGGGAGGCCGCCGTCTTCTTCTTCTCACACTCTTCTCATTACCAGTAAAGGTTACCCATTTTCCATCCTTTCTAATAATTGCAAATTTATAACCCaattttgcttcttcttttaattggattttctcttttgaatttgaacttttgCCGATAATTGCATATTGTTCTTCGAAAGAATGGCTGAGTTGGCCTTCACTTACATTTTTTCATTCAAATTCACTATACTTATTATTGCATACTCAATTTGCTATATTGTTTGTTTAGTTCTATGATTTTGATGATAATAATAAGTATttcctctgtttcaatttgtttgtctagtTTTGACTTCACAACCCCTAAACTTATCGCAAATTATTAACTATTGACAGTTTTAAAAACACatctacttgactaactgaacttaaatataCATCTAATCTTGCAACTTGACTGAAATACACCTATAATTTTTTGTCAAGTTTAGAGTTCAACACTTCTCtcgactttttattaagagtttcatgCTCCTACAAGTGTTTGAGACCATTTGCTATGTCATGTAACATATCAGGGGTGTGTTTGTGTTTAGTTAGTCAAATAGAGAGTGCTTTTAAGACTGTTAATAGTTCGAGAACGAAACAAATATATTGCGCAAGTTGAGggatgttttcaatacttctctcttaagaaaataaacaattacTTTTTGAATCCGGTGGTTTTAAACTAAAGAGGTGTAgaatataacaaaatatttatgtcaCGCGAAAAGTTGAAATTATAGAGTTGCCAAGAATGGAAAgaaaaattctttttgaaatggacTAGAAGTAAAATAAGgccaaataaattgaaacggagggagtattttttgtgatgatttttaGTATGATATTTTAGGACTTGACTAACTGCCTACAGTTATATTTACACTGTTTTGCCTATAATGGGATTGTTCAAAGATGAAATTCTTCTTATATATTCAACATACATGACACAATTAATTTGTAGGAAGGAATAAGAGCTTGATATTTCCTTGTTCCAGTTGCTTCAATGGCCACAATAGCTTCTGGTGCTTTGGTTAATTTAGAAGAGCTGGTTCCATCTTCGCAACACTTTAAGCATGGGATCTCTCTCCGCGTAACTGGAAAGTGAGTAATCACTTTTTGATAATGTAACTAGTTTTCCTGCCTTGACTTTTTCCTATCTGGTGTAGTCTTTTTATCGACAATGACCAATACATTTGAACTGGAAAAACTATGTAGTTGTTGTTTATGAGAATAATGAGCAAGCGAAATTTTGACTAAGACGAAAGAAGCTCATTTCAAATAGCTTCTGCATTATTTGATCATATTAtttagttgagtttgaagaGAATATTATATGTGTGGTGTACTTGTGATAAATGTCAGTCTTTGTAATTCTTTGCGGCAGGTAAAGGTTAACCTTTAGTCCATACATTTAGGGTAATGCTTGTTCATAACAAACTTGGAGATAATACAAACCCCATTCCAACTTAATTTATCGCGTTACATTGTTGTTACTTATGGAACTTGTGCGCAAAAAAGTAATTGTTACTACTGAAATGAATGTGCATAGATCATACTTTGGTTTCCATGAGTTGGTTCAAGAACTTGCTCGTCAAGCAAAAGGAAGGAAATTGAAACTCAAGGCTTGACTATTCTTTGTGTTCCCTCTAGGCTCCAAGATTATGATGTGGAGACTGCTGTTGctgtgattgttgatagaaatGCATCGTTAAAAGTTGACACACAACACTTGAATATCAATCTTCGCATTGGTTCCATCTTCCAGTTTATTGGAGAACTGCTTCTTGAACCCGATAATGAGGTATGATACCTTGAATATAGAAAATTCATATTGTGGCACAAGCTGCTTTACTTGCTTATGGTCTGCATACATGCATTTAGTCTTCATATTACACCATTCTAATATCTAGATTATTACCCACTTCCTTCCCCAAGAAAAAGGAGcacaaaaattgaatttaataatGGTGCTATTAcatgataaaagaaaaacactCATCTTTGTGATGCACTGAGAAAATTAGCAAAGGTTGAGGAACTTGTGTCTTAGGTCACAAGTTTGAGCCCAACACCAAGCGAACTAAGTCCATtgtttaagtggagaaggggtTGAGAGACGGACCCATCATACCCGAGTTTGAAGGCTATGGTTGGCCCAAAGGGTGGACTACAGATGACTTCTCGGTCATAAAAGAAATAACCATAATTATAGAATATGACTTGACAATTAGATCACTATGACATTGTTGTTTTAGTGTCTATGTATACAAGCCAATTAGTTGTTGTCTTTTGCCCTTAAACAGTAAGAGGAGGAGCATCAGCTACTGTGGCTAGGGATGTTACTTATAAATTATGCTGTGTGATATACAAAGTTGATTTCTGATTACAGGCAATTCTGAAGGCACGAGTTGGACGAAATATGGATGGAATGGATCTCAATCTCTATCGTCAATCTCTGCAACTCTTGAGAGATTTCCAAGCTGGTCGTTGAATAGTTAGACGCCTTAGTGAAAGATTTATCAATGAAAATTTACCAAAAGTAATAGCTAGACCTCATGTTGTGAAGGGCATTCTTGTCATATTCATGGTTGTAGTGGAAGcctttttatacaatttgcaAAATGCAGTGTTCCTTCTTAGCTCTTGTTGAAAGGCATGCATGGCCAGTGGTGATGTTGGAAGTAGTATTATAAATCAGTTGCCTATTTGCAACTTttgaatctttattgttagGAGAAAAGAGGGTacagggttttttttttttttttgggtttcccACCCGGTGTCTGGTATCCACATTGGAGTCCGACTAAATCTGGATTTGCGTCAGAAAGTCCCACATTGAGGGGTAAaacgctccctaacaaaggtgaCTCTGTACCCAAGGGGACTCGAACtcgagacctcttggttaagaatgaaggagtatttaccactccaccacaacccttgttggtggTACTGGTTGTTTTTGGGTTCTCTCTGACCAACAAACATGTCCTTTCCAAAGCAAAATGGACAAGTCTTTACACCTTTCTTTTTGGCCCCTCActtcttttttcaataattgtTGGACCCTGGTTATCACTTTTTACTGGGCAAATCCAAATCCAGCTGAAGAGTTTTATGGTATCTATAGATAAATTGGAACAGTTGATCACAATAACATTGTATAAAAGGTCATTTCTTCTATTCATTTCGTAAGTGgtcaaaaaattttaattcctcctttttttttctttttcttcttacttGCAATTTGATCTTAAATTTATCACTGATGAGAGAGaattgctcggatggtaagcactcttcacttccaacccgaaggttgcgagttcgagtcaccaagggagcaaaatggtgggagctcctagggagggataaaaaaaaaaagagtcaaaaaaagaaaagaaaagatcttAAATTTATCACTCGGATTTTATATGTGAAAATAGTCTAACTCGCATGGCTAGGGCGACTAAATGGGCTCTACCCAAGCCAATCACATCCCAAATCCCGTTCTTCGGATGAATT belongs to Solanum stenotomum isolate F172 chromosome 1, ASM1918654v1, whole genome shotgun sequence and includes:
- the LOC125853849 gene encoding CST complex subunit TEN1, with protein sequence MATIASGALVNLEELVPSSQHFKHGISLRVTGKLQDYDVETAVAVIVDRNASLKVDTQHLNINLRIGSIFQFIGELLLEPDNEAILKARVGRNMDGMDLNLYRQSLQLLRDFQAGR